In Terriglobales bacterium, one DNA window encodes the following:
- a CDS encoding vanadium-dependent haloperoxidase, translating to MTPFALSAGDEFRKVAEGLPPAVYCAPEYVAQAQELVDLSANLTDQQKMIVEYWSDGPYTEQPPGHWIRLAEWVSARDHHTLDDDVKMFFALSNAMFDAGIAAWDMKRAYDSIRPITAIPLLYKGKTIRAWGGPGKGTVEMDGSQWLPYQLATFPTPPFPDYVSGHSTYSAAAAYVLNAWTGSDRFGYSVTLPSGSSIIEPGVTPARPITLEWRAFTAAADEAGMSRRYGGIHFRRADLAGRQLGRLVAGKAWTRAPSYFDGTAKPLVQQQLMTRGNIVKDEGGR from the coding sequence GTGACACCGTTTGCACTTTCTGCAGGAGATGAATTTCGCAAAGTAGCGGAGGGTCTGCCTCCGGCGGTTTATTGCGCCCCAGAATACGTCGCGCAGGCGCAGGAACTTGTGGATTTGAGCGCAAACCTGACCGACCAGCAGAAGATGATTGTCGAATATTGGTCCGACGGCCCCTACACCGAACAACCGCCCGGACACTGGATTCGACTGGCCGAGTGGGTTTCTGCCCGTGATCATCACACACTCGATGATGATGTGAAGATGTTCTTCGCCCTTTCGAACGCAATGTTCGACGCCGGCATAGCCGCATGGGATATGAAGCGAGCCTACGATTCAATACGCCCGATTACCGCCATTCCATTATTGTATAAAGGCAAGACCATTCGCGCTTGGGGAGGGCCGGGCAAAGGAACGGTCGAGATGGACGGCTCGCAATGGCTTCCTTATCAACTGGCAACATTTCCGACTCCGCCATTCCCTGACTACGTTTCTGGGCATAGCACTTACAGCGCCGCCGCTGCGTATGTTCTCAATGCTTGGACCGGCAGTGACCGTTTCGGTTATTCGGTAACCCTACCCTCCGGCAGTTCAATAATAGAACCAGGGGTAACACCTGCGCGTCCAATCACCCTCGAATGGCGCGCCTTCACCGCGGCAGCGGATGAAGCCGGCATGTCGCGCCGCTATGGCGGCATTCACTTTCGGCGTGCCGATCTTGCCGGTCGCCAACTGGGACGACTGGTGGCGGGAAAAGCCTGGACGCGAGCACCGAGCTATTTCGACGGAACAGCAAAACCACTCGTCCAGCAACAACTAATGACTCGCGGCAACATAGTAAAGGATGAAGGTGGTCGCTAG